A single window of Cytobacillus dafuensis DNA harbors:
- a CDS encoding LTA synthase family protein, producing MFKEKNLKIFLLFAVLLWIKTYAAYRIEFNLGIDNKLQEFLLFINPLSSVLVFLGVALFFKGRLQSVLLFVINFLMSFVLYANIVYYRFFSDFITVPVVMSTKSNAGQLGESTLALMSPFDVFYFIDTILLLIFVIKKWYNPSKTVSRKPAAFIIAAGVLTFIINLGLAEIDRPQLLTRSFDRNYLVKYLGTYNFTIYDTIQNAKSASQRALADSNDTTEVENYIKANYAEPDPKYFGKAKGKNVIFISMESFQTFLIDYQLNGQEVTPFLNSLAHDGKTFYFDNIINQTGQGKTSDAEFMMDNSLYPMSQGAVFVNKAQNTLQATPAILKTQGYTSAAFHGNYKTFWNRNEMYRTIGYDKFFDAEYYNMNEEDTKNYGLKDKPFFAESMPLLESLPQPFYTKFITLSNHHPFGMDEGDTDFPVAETDDKVVNQYFQSANYMDQALEQFFNDLKKSGLYDNTVVVMYGDHYGISENHNDAMAEIIGKEVTPFEYARNLQRVPVFIHVPGVEGGVQHQIGGQVDVRPTLLHLLGIDTKDYLEIGSDLLSKNHREVVPFRNGDFVSPEFTQVDDKCYLNETGEEVEGASCAHLSEKAKLELQMSDNIVYKDLLRFYKPEGFVPINRDDYQYIKNEDESSNEIGTEQGADE from the coding sequence ATGTTTAAAGAAAAAAATTTAAAGATTTTCTTATTGTTTGCTGTTCTTCTATGGATAAAAACGTATGCAGCTTATCGAATTGAATTTAATCTAGGGATAGATAATAAACTTCAAGAATTTCTATTGTTTATTAATCCACTTAGTTCCGTTTTGGTATTTTTGGGCGTGGCTTTATTTTTTAAAGGTCGGCTTCAATCGGTATTACTATTTGTAATAAACTTTTTAATGTCGTTTGTATTATATGCGAATATCGTATATTACCGTTTTTTTAGCGACTTTATTACAGTTCCTGTAGTTATGTCAACGAAATCGAATGCGGGACAATTAGGGGAAAGCACGCTTGCATTAATGTCTCCATTTGATGTTTTTTACTTTATTGATACCATTCTGTTATTAATTTTTGTTATTAAGAAATGGTACAACCCTAGTAAAACTGTTAGCAGAAAGCCTGCGGCATTTATTATTGCAGCGGGAGTATTGACTTTTATCATCAATCTTGGCCTTGCTGAAATTGATCGTCCACAATTATTAACACGTTCTTTTGACCGAAACTATCTTGTGAAGTACTTAGGTACTTATAATTTCACAATTTACGATACGATTCAAAATGCGAAATCAGCTAGTCAAAGAGCATTAGCAGACTCAAATGATACTACTGAGGTAGAGAACTATATTAAGGCAAATTATGCTGAACCTGATCCAAAATACTTTGGGAAAGCAAAAGGAAAAAATGTGATTTTTATATCAATGGAATCATTCCAAACCTTTCTCATAGATTACCAGCTTAATGGTCAAGAGGTTACACCATTCCTAAATTCTTTAGCACATGATGGTAAAACCTTTTATTTTGATAATATTATTAACCAAACAGGGCAGGGTAAAACATCTGATGCAGAATTTATGATGGATAATTCATTGTATCCGATGTCACAAGGTGCTGTTTTTGTAAATAAGGCTCAGAATACTTTACAGGCTACACCAGCAATTTTGAAAACACAAGGTTATACTTCGGCGGCATTCCATGGAAATTATAAAACTTTCTGGAACCGCAATGAAATGTACCGTACAATCGGTTATGATAAGTTTTTCGATGCTGAGTACTATAATATGAATGAAGAAGATACAAAAAATTACGGCTTGAAGGATAAACCATTTTTTGCAGAATCCATGCCATTATTAGAAAGTCTGCCTCAGCCTTTCTATACAAAATTTATTACACTTTCAAATCACCACCCATTTGGAATGGATGAAGGGGATACCGATTTTCCAGTTGCAGAAACAGATGATAAGGTTGTAAATCAATACTTCCAATCTGCTAATTATATGGATCAGGCCCTAGAACAATTTTTTAATGATCTTAAGAAATCTGGTTTGTATGATAATACTGTAGTTGTTATGTATGGGGATCATTATGGTATTTCTGAAAATCATAATGACGCAATGGCTGAAATTATTGGGAAAGAAGTAACTCCATTTGAATATGCAAGAAACTTGCAGAGAGTACCTGTATTTATTCATGTCCCAGGTGTAGAAGGCGGAGTACAGCATCAAATTGGCGGGCAAGTTGATGTAAGACCAACCTTATTACATTTGTTGGGAATTGATACAAAAGATTATTTAGAAATTGGTTCTGATTTATTATCTAAAAACCATCGTGAAGTCGTTCCTTTCCGTAATGGGGATTTCGTTTCACCAGAATTTACACAAGTAGATGATAAATGTTATTTAAATGAAACTGGCGAGGAAGTTGAAGGTGCAAGCTGTGCGCATTTATCAGAAAAAGCTAAGCTTGAATTACAAATGTCGGATAACATTGTCTACAAAGACTTACTTCGCTTCTATAAGCCTGAAGGATTTGTTCCAATAAATCGGGATGATTATCAGTATATTAAAAATGAAGATGAGTCAAGTAATGAAATTGGAACTGAACAAGGTGCGGATGAATAA
- a CDS encoding M42 family metallopeptidase, translating to MAYPSTDETLQLLSELVSIPSPSGNTNEVISFVEKYLQEHHVETKRNRKGGLIATIKGKDDYNHRMLTAHVDTLGAIVKEIKPTGRLKLDLIGGFKYNSIEGEYCEIETSIGKKYTGTILMHQTSVHVYKDAGKAERNQENMEVRLDEVVHNSEDVRALGIEVGDFVSFDPRVQITPSGFIKSRHLDDKASVAILLSLIKQIKLEKLELPYTTHFLISNNEEIGYGGNSNITPETVEYLAVDMGAIGDGQSTDEFTVSICVKDASGPYHFELRKKLVQLAIDNEIGYKLDIYPYYGSDASAAIRSGHDIVHGLVGPGIDSSHAFERTHKSSIENTAKLLYHYVQSEMVNI from the coding sequence ATGGCATATCCAAGTACAGATGAGACACTCCAATTATTATCCGAGCTTGTTTCCATTCCAAGCCCATCAGGTAATACTAATGAAGTGATTTCGTTTGTTGAGAAATATTTGCAGGAACATCATGTCGAAACGAAAAGAAATCGAAAAGGAGGTTTAATTGCTACGATAAAAGGCAAGGACGATTACAATCATCGCATGCTAACTGCGCATGTTGATACATTAGGTGCAATTGTGAAAGAAATTAAACCAACTGGAAGGCTTAAATTAGACCTCATTGGAGGTTTTAAATATAACTCTATAGAAGGCGAGTATTGTGAAATTGAAACTTCTATAGGAAAGAAATATACAGGAACGATTTTAATGCATCAAACATCCGTGCATGTTTATAAGGATGCGGGTAAGGCAGAAAGAAACCAGGAGAATATGGAAGTCCGATTAGATGAAGTTGTACATAATTCAGAGGATGTTAGAGCTTTAGGCATTGAAGTAGGTGATTTTGTTTCTTTTGATCCAAGAGTGCAAATAACGCCTTCTGGCTTCATTAAATCACGTCATCTTGATGATAAGGCAAGTGTAGCGATCCTTCTGTCATTAATTAAACAGATAAAATTAGAAAAATTAGAGCTCCCTTATACTACCCATTTCCTTATCTCTAATAATGAAGAAATCGGCTATGGCGGAAACTCTAATATTACACCAGAAACGGTCGAATATTTGGCTGTAGATATGGGGGCAATAGGAGACGGACAGTCTACAGATGAATTTACAGTATCTATTTGTGTAAAAGATGCAAGTGGACCATATCATTTTGAATTGAGAAAAAAGCTTGTCCAACTTGCGATTGATAATGAAATTGGTTATAAACTTGATATATATCCTTATTATGGATCTGATGCATCTGCAGCAATCCGCTCTGGCCATGATATTGTTCATGGATTAGTAGGTCCTGGTATTGATTCTTCCCACGCTTTTGAAAGAACTCATAAATCTTCTATTGAAAATACGGCTAAATTACTATATCATTACGTGCAAAGTGAAATGGTAAATATATAA
- a CDS encoding AAA family ATPase, which yields MRPLKLTMQAFGPYASTEQIDFTKLGNRTMFVISGKTGSGKTTIFDGISYAIYGKASGEDRNGPDLRSQFAKNDLLTEVSLEFALRNKTYFITRSPQQEKKKDRGEGYTTISAKAELYIYDENGDKQLLAANIRDVDEKIKEIMIIDSNQFRQILMIPQGEFRKLLTSESKEKEVILQRLFHTQIYKRIEEKLKENAVELKRTVDTQIESRNQSIQQIQALFNEELQSYLDAGSINDNIIMPLLKSEINLMEEELTQFANKLKEKQENRDSLQQKLYEAEAIVKQLMAKEDLVLKKAKLEGEKEYFSQVEKLIILAQKAAVLAQQEELCHHLKKELDASNQELAVLQTNLSSLSVQLNEQEVKLEEEKGRENEKKDLADEIGMLQNMREDIQSFSKVNNEAHEIGKKLEALNQEKAQIAEFLIRSEQSLILLQEEKQQLEKDNFTLLENARKIEKIEEEMIRFDKFEVLKAKYEEENNHFNQRKGYLENISIRLEDAKKTIEHLEQKWLNGQAGILASKLLEGEACSVCGSLHHPNPAELSEIIPNDKDIKSAKKQLEELEKEKAKAESTYYESQSNVRSLQDALHSLLEDIRKQRADLTQENLSVVKGLIVIEHNDYAKVQSTLSNRIKRLPLCLNELEHMEKNKETYSLKLQKLSDQINESTILYTEKKTNLTRMTEKIPVELRSIEAFEERLHNVLKKHDNLVKRFEAATQNFQDTKDKFLSEKAKCEIIEKHAAKKKEELAIEREAFVQRMKNQGFESYSEFNGAKKSEQEIQMLENSLRNYREEVRSVNDRYEELSKFLKDVEKPDLEKLNDAFKEIEKHISQLQEEYTNLFIKKRNNEEIVVKITNINDQIKELEEKYKIVGHLYEITKGQNTYRITFERFVLAAFLDDILREANGRLRKMTSGRYELLRKTDRSKGNVQSGLELLVLDQYTGQERHVKTLSGGESFKAALALALGLADVVQQYAGGVSLETMFIDEGFGTLDPESLEQAIEALMEIQSSGRLVGIISHVPELKERIDARLEVYASQRGSRTEFQFS from the coding sequence ATGAGGCCGTTAAAGTTAACGATGCAGGCATTTGGTCCGTATGCAAGTACAGAGCAGATTGATTTTACAAAGCTTGGAAACAGGACAATGTTCGTTATATCAGGTAAAACGGGCTCAGGAAAAACGACTATTTTTGATGGAATTAGTTATGCCATTTACGGAAAAGCAAGCGGTGAGGATCGAAATGGGCCTGATTTAAGAAGTCAATTTGCTAAGAATGATTTATTGACAGAGGTTTCTCTTGAATTTGCTTTAAGAAACAAAACATATTTTATTACTAGATCCCCACAGCAAGAAAAGAAAAAGGACCGGGGCGAAGGGTACACAACGATAAGTGCAAAAGCAGAATTATATATTTATGATGAGAACGGTGACAAACAGCTGCTTGCTGCAAATATTCGTGATGTTGATGAAAAAATTAAAGAAATTATGATTATAGATAGCAACCAATTTAGGCAAATTCTAATGATTCCTCAAGGGGAATTTAGAAAACTCCTAACTTCGGAAAGTAAAGAAAAGGAAGTCATATTACAGCGCTTATTCCATACGCAAATATATAAGAGGATTGAAGAAAAGCTAAAGGAAAATGCTGTGGAATTAAAAAGAACGGTCGATACCCAAATAGAAAGCCGAAATCAGTCCATTCAGCAAATTCAAGCTCTTTTTAATGAAGAATTACAATCATATTTGGATGCTGGCAGTATTAATGACAATATTATTATGCCTCTCTTAAAATCTGAAATTAATTTGATGGAAGAAGAACTTACACAGTTTGCAAATAAACTGAAAGAGAAACAAGAAAATAGAGACAGTCTTCAGCAGAAATTATACGAAGCCGAAGCAATAGTAAAACAGCTTATGGCAAAGGAAGATTTGGTATTAAAAAAGGCTAAGCTTGAAGGAGAAAAGGAATACTTTTCTCAAGTTGAAAAACTTATTATTCTTGCTCAAAAAGCGGCAGTTCTGGCTCAACAGGAAGAGCTCTGTCATCACTTGAAAAAGGAGCTAGATGCTTCGAATCAAGAGCTTGCTGTATTACAAACAAATCTATCGTCTCTAAGTGTTCAATTAAATGAACAGGAAGTAAAGCTAGAGGAAGAAAAAGGTCGGGAAAACGAAAAGAAAGATCTAGCAGATGAAATTGGTATGCTTCAAAATATGAGAGAGGATATTCAATCCTTTTCAAAGGTTAACAACGAAGCACATGAGATAGGAAAAAAGCTTGAAGCATTGAATCAAGAGAAAGCGCAGATAGCGGAATTCTTGATCAGATCGGAACAATCATTGATTTTACTTCAAGAAGAAAAACAACAACTGGAGAAAGACAATTTTACGTTATTAGAAAATGCACGTAAAATAGAAAAAATTGAAGAGGAAATGATTAGATTCGACAAATTTGAAGTGCTAAAAGCAAAATATGAAGAAGAAAATAATCATTTTAATCAAAGAAAAGGGTATCTTGAGAATATCTCAATACGTCTAGAAGATGCCAAAAAAACGATAGAACATTTAGAACAAAAATGGCTAAATGGACAAGCTGGTATACTTGCAAGCAAACTTCTAGAAGGGGAGGCTTGCTCTGTTTGTGGCTCTTTGCACCATCCGAATCCAGCAGAACTATCAGAAATTATCCCAAATGATAAAGACATAAAATCAGCAAAAAAGCAGTTAGAAGAGCTAGAAAAGGAAAAGGCAAAGGCTGAATCGACTTACTATGAATCGCAATCGAATGTTCGCTCTTTACAGGATGCATTACATTCACTTTTGGAGGATATTCGGAAACAGCGTGCTGATCTGACTCAAGAAAATCTTTCAGTCGTAAAAGGTTTAATAGTCATAGAACACAATGATTATGCTAAGGTTCAAAGCACACTTTCAAATAGAATAAAAAGATTGCCTTTATGTTTGAATGAACTAGAGCATATGGAGAAAAATAAAGAGACATATTCTTTAAAGCTTCAAAAACTATCTGATCAAATAAATGAATCAACTATTCTTTACACCGAAAAGAAAACAAATTTAACTAGAATGACAGAAAAAATTCCTGTCGAGCTCCGTTCGATTGAAGCTTTTGAAGAACGCCTACACAATGTGTTAAAAAAGCATGATAATCTTGTTAAAAGATTTGAAGCAGCAACTCAAAACTTTCAGGATACAAAGGATAAATTTCTTTCTGAGAAAGCTAAATGCGAAATAATAGAAAAACATGCAGCAAAAAAGAAAGAAGAACTAGCAATTGAAAGAGAAGCTTTTGTTCAAAGGATGAAGAATCAAGGATTTGAATCATACAGTGAATTCAATGGAGCTAAAAAATCAGAGCAAGAAATACAAATGCTTGAGAATTCATTAAGGAACTATCGAGAAGAGGTCCGATCAGTTAATGATCGGTATGAAGAGCTTTCTAAGTTTTTGAAAGATGTGGAGAAGCCAGATTTAGAAAAACTTAATGATGCCTTTAAAGAGATTGAAAAGCATATCAGTCAGTTACAGGAAGAATATACGAATCTATTTATAAAGAAAAGAAATAATGAAGAAATTGTTGTGAAAATAACTAATATTAATGATCAAATTAAAGAGTTAGAAGAAAAATACAAAATTGTAGGTCATCTTTACGAAATTACCAAAGGTCAAAATACGTATCGTATTACATTTGAACGATTTGTCTTAGCAGCTTTTTTAGATGATATATTACGTGAAGCGAATGGCAGATTAAGAAAAATGACGAGTGGCAGATATGAATTACTACGGAAAACGGATCGGTCAAAAGGAAATGTTCAAAGCGGATTAGAATTGCTCGTTCTCGATCAGTATACAGGTCAGGAACGACATGTGAAAACTCTTTCTGGAGGAGAGAGCTTTAAAGCGGCACTCGCCCTTGCATTAGGTTTAGCTGATGTTGTTCAGCAATATGCAGGAGGGGTTTCATTGGAAACGATGTTTATTGATGAAGGGTTTGGAACACTGGATCCAGAATCATTAGAGCAAGCAATTGAAGCTTTAATGGAAATACAAAGCAGTGGAAGACTGGTTGGGATTATTTCTCATGTTCCTGAGCTGAAGGAAAGAATTGATGCTCGCCTTGAAGTATATGCTAGTCAAAGAGGAAGTCGGACAGAGTTTCAATTCAGCTAA
- a CDS encoding MFS transporter, translating to MFDAMDVGMLSFIIAALKTDWGLTPEQMGWIGSINSIGMAVGALLFGLWADRIGRKNIFIITLLMFSLASGFSALTTTFTAFLILRFFVGMGLGGELPVASTLVSESVPAKDRGRVVVLLESFWAFGWLIAALISYFVIPSFGWQIALVLGALPAFYAIYLRLNLPDSPAFSPKRGKKRSIGQNVRDVWSKNNARSTFVLWMVWFTVVFSYYGMFLWLPSVMVMKGFSMIQSFEYVLIMTLAQLPGYFTAAWLIERMGRKFVLVTYLLGTAGSALVFGNAETTFVLITAGILLSFFNLGAWGALYAYTPEQYPSEIRGTGSGMAAAIGRVGGILGPLLVGSLVTAGISIGLIFGIFCASIVIGVVVLALFGRETRQIELK from the coding sequence ATGTTTGATGCAATGGATGTCGGTATGCTGTCGTTTATTATCGCAGCTCTTAAAACAGATTGGGGGTTGACTCCGGAACAAATGGGCTGGATTGGTAGTATTAACTCAATCGGGATGGCTGTTGGCGCTCTCCTTTTTGGACTGTGGGCTGATCGTATTGGCCGAAAAAATATTTTTATTATTACTTTGCTCATGTTTTCACTTGCAAGTGGTTTTTCTGCACTCACGACAACATTTACAGCTTTTCTTATTCTTCGTTTTTTTGTTGGTATGGGGCTTGGGGGAGAATTGCCAGTTGCTTCTACACTCGTTTCCGAAAGTGTACCAGCTAAAGATCGTGGACGGGTTGTAGTTTTGCTTGAGAGCTTTTGGGCGTTCGGCTGGTTAATTGCTGCACTTATTTCATATTTTGTAATTCCATCATTTGGCTGGCAAATCGCACTCGTATTGGGCGCACTTCCTGCCTTTTATGCAATTTATTTACGTCTCAACTTACCAGACTCACCAGCGTTTTCACCGAAGAGAGGTAAAAAACGTTCGATCGGACAAAATGTTCGTGATGTTTGGTCGAAAAACAATGCTCGTTCCACATTCGTGCTTTGGATGGTCTGGTTCACCGTGGTTTTTTCATACTATGGCATGTTTCTATGGCTACCGAGTGTCATGGTCATGAAAGGATTTAGTATGATTCAAAGCTTTGAATACGTTCTGATTATGACACTCGCTCAGCTGCCAGGTTATTTTACAGCTGCTTGGTTAATTGAACGTATGGGACGAAAATTTGTTCTTGTTACTTATTTACTCGGTACAGCTGGCTCGGCACTTGTTTTTGGCAATGCAGAAACGACATTTGTCCTCATCACAGCAGGGATCTTATTGTCATTCTTTAATCTAGGAGCATGGGGTGCCTTGTATGCATATACACCGGAACAATATCCATCCGAAATTCGCGGAACTGGCTCCGGAATGGCCGCAGCTATCGGACGAGTGGGTGGAATTCTTGGACCACTTCTAGTTGGCTCACTTGTTACTGCGGGAATTTCAATTGGATTGATTTTTGGTATATTTTGCGCAAGCATCGTCATTGGGGTTGTGGTACTTGCCCTCTTTGGCCGGGAAACGCGTCAAATCGAACTAAAATAG
- a CDS encoding YwaF family protein encodes MHNFFGHEYDPFPFLPYSLYHFFMIFVLIIGSVLIFYFRDFLRKHDKTARIIMFVSLFLFEALYHIWLYKDGYWDISFTLPLQLCSLSLILCLLLLFTQSKLIFQIVFFIGISGAFMAILTPELFLGFPHFRYFQFFITHILIIWTCLYFLFIHQLAPTRRGVLYSFLFLNLSAICAYIANKITNGNYMFLASKPTNGSLLDYFGPFPFYIFALEVSALIMFFLLFLICDKVLMKLIQK; translated from the coding sequence ATGCACAATTTTTTTGGCCATGAATACGATCCTTTTCCATTTTTACCGTATTCTTTGTACCATTTTTTTATGATTTTTGTGCTAATCATAGGCTCAGTATTAATTTTTTATTTTAGAGATTTTTTAAGAAAACATGACAAGACTGCAAGAATTATTATGTTTGTTAGTTTATTTCTTTTTGAGGCTTTGTATCATATTTGGCTGTATAAAGATGGATATTGGGATATTTCCTTTACATTGCCTCTTCAGCTTTGTTCCTTAAGCCTTATTTTATGTCTTCTTCTTTTATTTACACAATCTAAACTAATATTTCAGATTGTGTTTTTCATAGGAATATCTGGAGCATTCATGGCGATTCTGACTCCAGAACTGTTTCTAGGGTTTCCGCATTTTCGGTATTTTCAATTTTTTATTACACACATACTGATTATTTGGACCTGCTTATATTTTTTGTTTATCCATCAATTAGCACCAACAAGAAGAGGCGTGTTGTATTCATTCTTATTTCTAAATTTGAGTGCGATATGTGCTTACATTGCAAATAAAATTACAAATGGAAATTATATGTTTCTTGCCTCTAAACCGACGAATGGATCTTTACTAGATTATTTTGGTCCATTTCCTTTTTATATATTTGCATTGGAAGTATCGGCTTTGATTATGTTCTTCTTACTGTTTTTGATATGCGATAAAGTATTAATGAAATTGATACAGAAGTAG
- the selB gene encoding selenocysteine-specific translation elongation factor: MRKRFFTIGMAGHIDHGKTTLTKALTNIDTDRLKEEKERQISIELGFAPLYEDHEIQISVVDVPGHERFIRQMIAGVAGIDLVVLVVAADEGVMPQTREHLHILELLGIQSGIVAVTKIDRVEDEFIDLVKEDILEELKGTVFEKAPFILVDSIKNKGVDELKARIVQYLKEQDTRDVRGAFRLPIDQVFTVKGQGTVIRGTVYEGSVEEGQSLMVLPKRLETRARQLQVHHQPAKSAFAGQRTAINLSGIAKEDLERGDVLVSSEHFIVTRTIDVVLKVAGDLEYMVKQRMPIKCHIGTSEVMGRIVFFDRNELKEENEEVLCQIRLEEEIVTKRGDRFILRRPSPQETIGGGWVIDPRGEKYKFGNQTVEDLEKKKEGTPKDRVIAALVEAKSLSLSELMTRTSIDEYELQNCLSEKVFLKYDADEYSLQSIKDLIIEEIYDRLRDYHNTNPMKQGLNKAELLQSMQNLYPKRLLDFVLDQGIIEAIFNKKDQFVFLADFSPHVPNNWKTRIENMLSALKADELKVNFLNDYLKSAGIPNDLVPDIKRFLVEQGEIVSLDEQYYYHGDLFRSAVERLKKGTGSEFEVGDAKEILGLSRKYMIPFLERLDVLGLTKRVENKRVWQNSRSN; encoded by the coding sequence TTGAGAAAAAGATTTTTCACGATTGGAATGGCCGGTCATATTGATCATGGTAAAACAACGCTAACGAAAGCGCTAACAAATATAGATACGGATAGGCTAAAAGAAGAAAAAGAAAGGCAAATTTCCATTGAGCTTGGTTTTGCACCATTATATGAAGATCATGAGATTCAGATTTCTGTTGTAGATGTCCCAGGTCATGAAAGATTTATTCGACAAATGATTGCAGGAGTCGCTGGGATTGATTTAGTCGTTCTTGTTGTTGCTGCGGATGAAGGAGTCATGCCACAAACAAGAGAGCATTTACATATTTTAGAGCTTTTAGGAATTCAAAGTGGCATCGTAGCCGTAACTAAAATTGATCGTGTTGAAGATGAGTTTATAGATTTAGTAAAGGAAGACATTTTAGAGGAACTAAAAGGAACTGTTTTTGAAAAAGCCCCATTTATACTTGTTGATAGCATTAAGAATAAAGGTGTAGATGAGCTGAAAGCCCGAATTGTTCAATATCTTAAGGAGCAAGACACTAGAGATGTAAGAGGAGCTTTTCGTCTGCCAATCGATCAAGTCTTTACTGTAAAGGGACAGGGGACGGTTATTCGAGGGACTGTGTATGAAGGTTCGGTAGAGGAAGGACAATCTTTAATGGTTTTACCAAAAAGGTTAGAGACACGGGCACGTCAGCTGCAAGTTCATCATCAGCCAGCAAAGAGTGCTTTTGCTGGTCAAAGAACAGCTATTAATTTGTCTGGTATCGCAAAAGAAGATTTGGAAAGAGGGGATGTGCTAGTCTCTTCAGAACATTTTATCGTTACGCGTACAATTGATGTAGTCCTAAAAGTTGCAGGTGATTTGGAATACATGGTTAAACAAAGGATGCCGATTAAATGTCATATCGGAACCTCTGAAGTTATGGGTCGAATTGTATTTTTTGATCGTAATGAATTAAAGGAAGAAAATGAAGAAGTTCTCTGTCAAATTCGTTTGGAAGAAGAAATCGTTACGAAACGAGGAGATCGATTTATATTAAGACGCCCTAGTCCACAGGAAACGATTGGTGGAGGTTGGGTAATAGACCCTAGAGGGGAGAAATATAAGTTTGGTAATCAAACGGTAGAAGATTTAGAAAAGAAAAAAGAAGGAACTCCAAAAGATAGAGTGATTGCTGCATTAGTGGAGGCGAAAAGTCTTTCTTTATCAGAGTTAATGACTAGAACTTCCATTGATGAATATGAGCTGCAAAATTGCTTATCTGAAAAAGTTTTTCTGAAGTATGATGCAGATGAATATTCACTGCAATCTATCAAAGATTTAATAATCGAAGAAATATATGATCGTTTGAGGGATTATCATAATACAAATCCAATGAAGCAAGGTTTAAATAAAGCGGAATTGCTACAATCAATGCAGAATCTTTATCCAAAAAGACTACTTGACTTTGTATTAGACCAAGGAATTATTGAGGCTATTTTTAATAAGAAGGATCAATTTGTGTTCCTAGCAGATTTTTCCCCGCATGTTCCAAATAATTGGAAGACAAGAATAGAGAATATGCTTTCAGCACTTAAGGCTGATGAATTAAAAGTTAACTTTTTAAATGATTATTTAAAGAGTGCAGGAATCCCGAACGATTTAGTGCCTGATATAAAACGTTTTTTAGTCGAACAAGGTGAAATCGTATCACTTGATGAACAATATTACTATCATGGAGATCTTTTCCGAAGTGCAGTGGAAAGATTAAAGAAAGGAACAGGTTCAGAGTTTGAGGTTGGGGATGCAAAAGAGATACTCGGGCTTTCTCGTAAATATATGATTCCATTCTTAGAGAGACTAGATGTATTAGGCTTAACAAAAAGAGTAGAAAATAAAAGAGTTTGGCAGAATAGTAGATCTAATTAA
- a CDS encoding Dph6-related ATP pyrophosphatase has translation MNKRVALSWSGGKDSCMALDVLKGKGIEVACFITTVPREIGRTFGHGEKMSLVKLQGEALNIPVEFISCTFEDYTLSFETVLKRIKEEYGLDGIAFGDLYLEGHREWGEKVAESANLEAIYPLWGKKEDALQALQTFIESGYQAVVIRVREDILDDSWLGKRLDFTFLDDIKMKEICPMGESGEYHTFVFDGPLFNKKIVLTQPEIISLETTKKLEFLHYELKQKETLNG, from the coding sequence ATGAATAAGAGAGTTGCTCTATCATGGAGTGGCGGTAAAGATAGCTGTATGGCACTTGATGTTTTGAAGGGAAAAGGAATTGAAGTAGCATGTTTCATTACAACTGTTCCAAGGGAAATTGGAAGAACCTTTGGGCATGGGGAAAAAATGTCCTTAGTGAAGCTTCAAGGTGAAGCATTAAATATTCCGGTTGAATTTATTTCATGCACATTTGAAGATTATACCTTAAGTTTTGAGACCGTATTAAAGAGGATTAAAGAAGAGTATGGTCTTGATGGCATTGCATTCGGTGATTTGTACTTAGAGGGTCACAGAGAATGGGGAGAGAAGGTAGCGGAATCTGCCAATCTTGAAGCAATATATCCATTGTGGGGAAAAAAAGAAGATGCTCTTCAGGCACTTCAAACCTTTATTGAATCAGGCTACCAAGCAGTAGTTATTCGCGTACGTGAAGATATTTTGGATGATTCATGGCTTGGAAAACGTCTTGATTTCACTTTTTTAGATGATATAAAAATGAAAGAAATATGTCCTATGGGTGAGTCTGGAGAATACCATACATTTGTATTTGATGGCCCATTGTTTAACAAAAAAATAGTTCTAACACAACCAGAAATCATATCATTAGAGACGACAAAGAAGTTGGAGTTTCTACATTATGAGCTTAAGCAAAAAGAAACATTAAATGGTTAA